In a single window of the Halobaculum lipolyticum genome:
- a CDS encoding PQQ-dependent sugar dehydrogenase, protein MSNDWSRRRTLALAGATLFAGCSGAPSSDAGGGGAGDGGSADGDTPTPEPTPVPAPDTAFTPAEWTAPTDAPSPDVERTVLVENLEIPWDVSVAANGDLFVTERVGRVSRFSNGDLDTVFAPADAIDAEAIPQSQTEQQWWVAGGEGGTLGVAVHPDYPDVTVLYVYYTADTDDGKRNRVSRFDLAADDPAATERVVVGDVAANQFHNGGRIAFGPEGYLWITVGDAGEDALAADPGELPGSVLRVTVNGEPAPDNPDVDGGDPRVFTYGHRNPQGLVWLPDGTPLVNEHGPAGRDEVNRLVPGGFYGWPDTRSGDEYAALPDDSDVRRPVVNTHNTTWAPTGSLFYTGDAVPSWRNRMVIGGLRSQQLVVLTLSPPDAELPPVGDGRRFDADWLDDAYTATAHPLLTDELGRIRHVEQGVDGELYVITSNRDGRSGEGDFPKENHDVLVKLEAAE, encoded by the coding sequence ATGTCGAACGACTGGTCCCGTCGGCGAACGCTCGCGCTCGCGGGCGCGACGCTGTTCGCCGGCTGTAGCGGCGCGCCCTCCAGCGACGCCGGGGGCGGCGGAGCCGGCGACGGCGGCTCGGCGGACGGCGACACGCCGACGCCCGAGCCGACCCCGGTGCCCGCGCCCGACACGGCGTTCACCCCCGCGGAGTGGACCGCCCCGACGGACGCCCCCTCCCCCGACGTCGAGCGCACCGTCCTCGTCGAGAACCTCGAGATCCCGTGGGACGTCTCCGTCGCCGCGAACGGCGACCTGTTCGTCACCGAGCGCGTCGGCCGGGTCAGCCGCTTCTCGAACGGCGACCTCGACACCGTGTTCGCGCCGGCCGACGCCATCGACGCCGAGGCGATCCCCCAGAGCCAGACCGAACAGCAGTGGTGGGTGGCGGGCGGCGAGGGCGGCACCCTCGGCGTCGCGGTCCACCCGGACTACCCCGACGTGACGGTGCTGTACGTGTACTACACCGCCGACACCGACGACGGCAAGCGGAACCGCGTCTCGCGGTTCGACCTCGCGGCCGACGACCCCGCCGCGACCGAGCGCGTCGTCGTCGGCGACGTGGCCGCCAACCAGTTCCACAACGGCGGCCGGATCGCGTTCGGTCCCGAGGGGTACCTCTGGATCACGGTCGGCGACGCCGGGGAGGACGCGCTGGCGGCCGACCCGGGGGAGCTTCCGGGGTCGGTCCTGCGGGTCACCGTGAACGGCGAGCCGGCGCCCGACAACCCCGACGTCGACGGCGGCGACCCGCGGGTGTTCACCTACGGCCACCGCAACCCGCAGGGGCTGGTGTGGCTCCCGGACGGCACGCCGCTCGTCAACGAACACGGTCCCGCCGGCCGCGACGAGGTGAACCGGCTCGTCCCCGGCGGCTTCTACGGCTGGCCCGACACCCGGAGCGGCGACGAGTACGCGGCGCTCCCCGACGACAGCGACGTCCGGCGACCGGTCGTCAACACCCACAACACGACGTGGGCGCCCACCGGCTCGCTGTTCTACACCGGCGACGCGGTCCCGTCGTGGCGCAACCGGATGGTGATCGGCGGGCTGCGCAGCCAACAGCTGGTCGTCCTCACGCTGTCGCCGCCGGACGCCGAGTTGCCGCCCGTCGGCGACGGCCGCCGCTTCGACGCCGACTGGCTCGACGACGCCTACACCGCCACCGCACACCCGCTGTTGACCGACGAGTTGGGACGCATCCGCCACGTCGAGCAGGGGGTCGACGGCGAACTGTACGTGATCACCTCCAACCGCGACGGGCGCTCCGGCGAGGGCGACTTCCCGAAGGAGAACCACGACGTGCTCGTGAAACTGGAGGCGGCCGAATGA
- a CDS encoding aryl-sulfate sulfotransferase: protein MSRRRPRSRPRAVLAAAAVVALVVAGVAPAVGAAGASSPAAVGATGQFAQSDAPNPCVGTVDAERAPDATTLVSVQGARGGGKTVAMLFGVAPDGSVHGVHNDTADGRWWSYDVDPLPNGELLMATTEPGITVVERIDPATGENTEVTRLQNVEDAHDVDYLGDGEFATVDKGDERNRVLIYDESGEIVWQWRFDEHTDRFPRDGGGPYGEDWTHVNDVDQVGDDTLVVSVRNFDQVIAIDRDTKEIEWTLGADDDYETLNEQHNPDVIAGENGSFSAIVADSENDRVVEYARTDDGDWERTWVLEGGGLHEPRDADRLPNGNTLVTDRRGHRVVEVTPRGEVVWEFYTPWQPYDAERVGTERGSSGPTMGQVGAAGTHQLTGSADFDTAAIEDCYAYLTGVDRTRLVPDDELWGDGGDLYADASGDTTPGDDAAGGDGSGDDTTDDRAWTTVPPESAIDVPGFGVGAALAALAALTAALALVSVRRRA, encoded by the coding sequence ATGAGCCGGCGTCGCCCCCGCTCACGTCCCCGCGCCGTCCTCGCGGCCGCCGCGGTCGTCGCCCTCGTCGTCGCCGGCGTCGCGCCCGCCGTCGGCGCGGCCGGTGCGTCGTCGCCGGCGGCGGTCGGCGCGACCGGGCAGTTCGCCCAGTCGGACGCGCCGAACCCCTGCGTCGGGACCGTCGACGCCGAGCGGGCGCCCGACGCGACGACGCTCGTCTCCGTGCAGGGCGCCCGCGGCGGCGGCAAGACCGTCGCGATGCTGTTCGGCGTCGCGCCGGACGGCTCGGTCCACGGCGTCCACAACGACACCGCCGACGGCCGCTGGTGGTCGTACGACGTCGACCCGCTCCCGAACGGGGAGCTGTTGATGGCGACGACCGAGCCGGGGATCACCGTCGTCGAGCGCATCGACCCCGCGACCGGCGAGAACACCGAGGTCACGCGCCTCCAGAACGTCGAGGACGCCCACGACGTCGACTACCTCGGGGACGGCGAGTTCGCCACCGTCGACAAAGGCGACGAGCGCAACCGCGTGCTGATCTACGACGAGTCGGGCGAGATCGTCTGGCAGTGGCGCTTCGACGAGCACACCGACCGCTTCCCGCGCGACGGCGGCGGTCCCTACGGCGAGGACTGGACCCACGTCAACGACGTGGACCAGGTCGGCGACGACACGCTCGTCGTCTCCGTGCGCAACTTCGACCAGGTGATCGCCATCGACCGCGACACCAAGGAGATCGAGTGGACGCTCGGCGCGGACGACGACTACGAGACCCTGAACGAGCAGCACAACCCCGACGTGATCGCCGGCGAGAACGGCTCGTTCTCGGCCATCGTCGCCGACTCCGAGAACGACCGCGTCGTCGAGTACGCCCGCACCGACGACGGCGACTGGGAGCGCACGTGGGTGCTGGAGGGCGGCGGACTGCACGAACCGCGCGACGCCGACCGCCTCCCCAACGGCAACACGCTCGTCACCGACCGCCGCGGCCACCGCGTCGTCGAGGTGACGCCGCGCGGCGAGGTCGTCTGGGAGTTCTACACGCCGTGGCAGCCGTACGACGCCGAGCGCGTCGGCACCGAGCGCGGCTCCTCCGGCCCGACGATGGGGCAGGTCGGCGCCGCGGGCACCCACCAGCTGACCGGCAGCGCCGACTTCGACACCGCCGCCATCGAGGACTGCTACGCGTACCTCACCGGCGTCGATCGGACCCGGCTCGTCCCCGACGACGAACTGTGGGGCGACGGCGGCGACCTGTACGCCGACGCCTCGGGCGACACGACGCCCGGCGACGACGCTGCCGGCGGCGACGGTTCGGGCGACGACACCACCGACGACCGGGCGTGGACCACGGTGCCGCCGGAGTCTGCCATCGACGTCCCCGGCTTCGGCGTCGGCGCGGCGCTGGCCGCGCTGGCGGCGCTGACGGCGGCGCTGGCGCTCGTGTCCGTTCGACGGCGGGCGTAA
- a CDS encoding DUF5787 family protein, which yields MEFAFELALCAHLERATDWVVARQLGGAVAAPGSRVVDVVGVVPGPAFDDRARITDRTIPPAAVEAPVGVGEALPVASAVDAHPDRARGVVDAAVDCGFFAEERRGGRRYVRKATRYPDDWFGELVAVENKPDLGRPGDLERQLRVDASLALFDRVVLATESHVTGAHLNRIPEAVGVWRFRPDAGEREVVREPTPLDSDAAGVELLAEHPGRTDVALVGAAEKARKRRRIAERAYGKGWRTYEFPACANCSADGDGLPNCAHFDRVVDPASDCGESCAGWTDGERASDADDAAALRAARTPWVPDPPGVVSRQSGLDRFG from the coding sequence ATGGAGTTCGCGTTCGAGTTGGCGCTGTGTGCCCACCTCGAACGGGCGACCGACTGGGTGGTCGCGCGCCAACTCGGCGGCGCCGTCGCCGCGCCGGGGAGCCGCGTCGTCGACGTGGTCGGCGTCGTCCCCGGGCCGGCGTTCGACGACCGCGCCCGGATCACCGACCGCACCATCCCGCCGGCCGCCGTGGAGGCGCCCGTCGGCGTCGGCGAGGCGTTGCCCGTCGCCAGCGCGGTCGACGCCCACCCGGACCGCGCCCGCGGGGTCGTCGACGCCGCCGTCGACTGCGGCTTCTTCGCCGAGGAACGCCGCGGCGGCAGGCGCTACGTCCGGAAGGCGACGCGCTACCCCGACGACTGGTTCGGCGAGCTGGTCGCCGTCGAGAACAAACCCGACCTCGGGCGCCCGGGCGACCTGGAACGACAGCTCCGGGTCGACGCGAGCCTCGCGCTGTTCGACCGGGTCGTCCTCGCCACCGAGAGCCACGTCACCGGCGCCCACCTGAACCGCATCCCGGAGGCGGTCGGCGTCTGGCGCTTCCGTCCCGACGCCGGCGAGCGCGAGGTGGTGCGGGAGCCGACGCCGCTCGACAGCGACGCGGCGGGCGTCGAACTGCTCGCCGAACACCCCGGCCGGACGGACGTGGCGCTCGTCGGGGCCGCGGAGAAGGCGCGCAAGCGCCGCCGGATCGCCGAGCGCGCCTACGGCAAGGGCTGGCGGACGTACGAGTTCCCCGCCTGCGCGAACTGCTCGGCCGACGGCGACGGCCTGCCGAACTGCGCGCACTTCGACCGCGTCGTCGACCCCGCGAGCGACTGCGGCGAGTCGTGTGCGGGGTGGACGGACGGCGAGCGAGCGAGCGACGCCGACGACGCGGCGGCGCTGCGGGCGGCGCGCACCCCGTGGGTCCCCGACCCGCCGGGCGTCGTCAGTCGGCAGTCGGGGCTGGACCGGTTCGGCTGA
- a CDS encoding DUF6517 family protein — protein sequence MDRRRFLAGAAAAGVAGLAGCGTASGTVRPPELPEQRLDDGGWERTAADTEEVLSRTVAGTEVSATAVSRVYDDAALRAAVGEKTLGALDAPLSNFFAARIAFTPTLVDVPVESAREELAARAGEAARGQFEAQLAAAGLTDVSASDGGTLAVATGEDAAVTEYSAAFEFDAISFEVRGEPITIEGGSVDVEGVLASWIHDGGLFLSGGAYPAQNVVRTVDRELSEAITVAVEVDLGLEPARYAEEVEALVTRVE from the coding sequence ATGGACAGACGACGATTCCTCGCGGGGGCCGCGGCCGCCGGCGTCGCGGGACTCGCCGGCTGTGGCACCGCCTCCGGCACCGTCAGGCCGCCGGAGTTGCCCGAACAGCGGCTCGACGACGGCGGCTGGGAGCGCACCGCCGCCGACACCGAGGAGGTGCTGTCGCGGACGGTCGCCGGGACGGAGGTCTCAGCGACCGCCGTCTCCCGCGTGTACGACGACGCCGCGCTGCGGGCGGCGGTCGGCGAGAAGACGCTCGGGGCCCTCGACGCGCCGCTGTCGAACTTCTTCGCCGCCCGGATCGCGTTCACGCCGACCCTCGTGGACGTGCCGGTCGAGTCGGCCCGCGAGGAGTTGGCGGCCCGCGCGGGCGAGGCCGCCCGGGGGCAGTTCGAGGCGCAGTTGGCGGCGGCCGGCCTGACGGACGTGTCCGCCAGCGACGGGGGGACGCTCGCCGTCGCCACCGGCGAGGACGCCGCCGTGACCGAGTACAGCGCCGCCTTCGAGTTCGACGCCATCTCCTTCGAGGTGCGCGGCGAGCCGATCACCATAGAGGGCGGCAGCGTCGACGTCGAGGGCGTGCTCGCCTCGTGGATCCACGACGGGGGGTTGTTCCTCTCCGGCGGGGCCTACCCCGCACAGAACGTCGTCCGGACGGTCGACCGCGAACTCTCCGAGGCGATCACCGTCGCCGTGGAGGTGGACCTGGGACTCGAACCGGCGCGGTACGCCGAGGAAGTCGAGGCGCTCGTCACGCGCGTCGAGTAG